One window from the genome of Oryza glaberrima chromosome 3, OglaRS2, whole genome shotgun sequence encodes:
- the LOC127766985 gene encoding uncharacterized protein LOC127766985 translates to MAFSASIFSFYSFAVAAVLLVGTAAARPATSAVVARGTNATAAAANATVMARRGRSSPLSTATTEEEEQQYICYLCRGRNTLMISWCPLDKDECHIACLSSPSSASRSSSSSPPRALPFSAADDDGGDNGRGGGHDDCYVMKVYPDGSWVVVDVVSCQASAGCYLVCSYGDALPSSSSSGAASGEITPAAIGSPLPRGLTEFERCGDQR, encoded by the coding sequence ATGGCTTTCTCGGCTTCCATCTTCTCCTTTTActccttcgccgtcgccgccgtcctcttgGTAGGCACGGCGGCCGCCAGGCCAGCCACGTCCGCCGTCGTGGCTCGTGGCACCAAtgccacggcggccgccgccaacGCAACCGTGAtggcgcgccgcggccgctcctcgccgctatcgacggcgacgacggaggaggaggagcagcagtaCATCTGCTACCTCTGCCGCGGGCGCAACACGCTGATGATCAGCTGGTGCCCCCTCGACAAGGACGAGTGCCACATCGCCTgcctctcgtcgccgtcgtcggcgtcgcgctcctcctcctcgtctccgccgcgcgcgcTGCCTTtttccgccgccgacgacgatggcggcgacaaCGGCCGGGGCGGGGGCCACGACGACTGCTACGTCATGAAGGTGTACCCTGACGGCAGCTGGGTCGTCGTCGACGTGGTCAGCTGCCAGGCGTCCGCGGGATGCTACCTCGTGTGCAGCTACGGCGAcgcgctgccgtcgtcgtcgtcgtcgggcgccGCTTCCGGCGAGATCACCCCGGCCGCCATCGGTAGCCCGCTGCCGCGCGGCCTGACCGAGTTCGAGCGGTGCGGCGACCAGCGCTAG